The DNA sequence TGGGGCAATCCAGCGGTTTCAAGCAGAGCGACGATCGCTTGCACCTGAGCGGTGATGTTGTTGCTAGGCCATGCCTGTTGCGATGCCTTGGTTGCTGGGGCTTCAGTCTCTAGATCGAGGCTGCCAGTGATAGCCGTGCCAGCCTTGAGGCTACCGCTCGGATTTTGGAAGTCTGGGCGTAGCCAACGGATTTGCCCCTGCTTCTCTTCGAGCGCTCGTTCTGCATTCAGGGCCACCAGACGCTCTAGTAAAGTCTCGTCGAAAGTGGTGGATCGCTCTTGAGAAGATCGCTGCGATAGCGAGGGTACTAAGTCTTGCCAGCCGTAAGCTTCAAGGACGGCAATATCTAACTCATCGTGAATCTGCTTGAGGGTAGATACCAAGGCGCGATCGTTGTAAGCGCGATCGCTATCGGTAAAGGGTTCGCCCGCCCTCATTTTTTCTAGCAGGTTATACATTCCCGTGATTGTGATGTCGGGCTGTGTAGCCTGTACTCGCTTGCGGTGAGCATCAAGCCGTTCGCCTAGTTCCTGAATTTTTTGCTTTTGTTCAGATGTTAGTTCAGGAAATGGAAAAGTATCAAAACAACGAGTTTTTTGATATCTAGGATCATTGCCAATCCCTAGTCTCCCACCAGATGCCAATGCCCAAACAACATGAATATAGCTAGATAAAACGCCTAGAAAGTATGCATCATCAAGAGCAAAATTGACCAGCATATTGTCTGGCAAAATTGAAGCATCTAAGAAGACAAAAAAACGATGCTTAGCTGTTTCTGGAGTTGATATAAATCTACTTAAACCTTTTAATGCTGGTCTGAAAGTGCTCCTTGTTTCTCCAAATAGCCACCAGTTTTCTCTTCTTGATTTTCGATTATTTTGATCTCTTTCAGGTTTTACTCTCTCATAAATCCATTGATACATAACTGGATATTTCTGTTGAAGATTAGACTCACTTAAACCAAAACAATCAAGGACCATAACATCTCTAGGAGTCTGTGCTACATCTCGTCCGTTTCGATAATGTCTTATGTGATTTTCTATGCCATTTATTTCACCTAAGCCTAACTTTCTTGCTTCAAATTTACTCACGATAAATCCAGCTCCAGCTAAGGCAACTCCTAGGCTGCAAAGCCCATCATTGGCTGCTAATTTGCTAGCTTTTGATAAATCTGATCCTATCTTTAGAGCAGCAGAAATTATGCCTGTTTTTTCTTTAAATATTGGTGTTGATAATCCGTCTTCACCAACAACCTCATGGAGTACCTGCAAGAGTTTAGGTGAAGGCTCATGAAGACTAGCTACAGTCATGGCAATTCGAACATCAGCACCACTGGCTGAATCAACCCAAGGATGATCTGGGATTACAAAAGATAGTTGAATAGAACTACTTGCTTCTAAGTAATTTTCAATAACTTTTCTCTGTTTAACTTGGCTGATAGTATTAGTAGTGATGAGTCCAAATTTTTGAATTGCTTTGTTAGCTAGTAAATTAGCTGCTTTCTCCCACCAATACATGACGTAGTCAACTGTATCAGGAATCTTTTTATAAGCTGAACGGATTGCAGTAGCATAGCCATCTCCTAGTACTTCCCGCATTTTGAAGTTGCCAAGAAAAGGTGGATTTGACACAACATAATCTGCTTGTGGCCACTCAGCCGGTTGCGGGTTGATATAGCGATAAATCACCACGCGATCGCTCGGATCGGGCACCTCTTCTCCTGTTACGGGGTGTCGCATCATGCGCCCACCCCAGCGCGTGCGAACCTCCCCTGTTTTAGTGTCAATATCTGGCTCTACCCCGTCATAAGCCAGCACCGCATCGCGGCATTCAATATTGCTGAACTCTCGCAACACCGGCTGAGGCGGTAGCACCTGACCTCGGGTGCGAAAGTGCCATTGCAGATAGCCGATCCACAAGACCATTTCAGCGATCGCCGCTGCCCGTGGATTGATTTCAATCCCCAAGAACTGATGGGGGTCAACCGTCACGCCCTGCAAATCAAGTAGCCCTTGAGAATCGCCAAATTCTGAGAGCAGATTCAGCACCTCCCCTTCCAGGCGCTTCAGATGCTCCAGCGTCACATAGAGGAAATTGGCAGACCCGCAAGCAGGGTCAAGAATGCGAATCTGGCAAAGATGGTGATGGAACTGTCGAATCTGCGCTCTCGCCTCAGCCATCTTGTCTTGGCTGGCCAAGGTCAGCGCGGCAGCTCGGGCAGTCTCCCATTCTTCTCGCAGCGGCTCGATTACCGTAGGCAGAATCAATCGCTCAACATAGGCGCGGGGCGTGTAGTGCGCTCCGAGGCGGTGCCGTTCTTTCGGGTCAAGTGCCCGCTCTAGCAGCGTCCCAAAGATCGCTGGTTCAACAAAGCGCCAATCAGCACGGGCAGCCGTAATCAGCAATCGCAGCTGCTCGCGATCAAGAGGTAGCACCTGCGGATCGCGGAAGAACTTGCCATTGAACTGGGGTAGATTCGCCCGCAAAACGACCGAGAGGCCGCCGGTATCCATCGTCTGCCAAACGGAATAGACCACAGGGGCAAACTGCTCAGGCGTGGCTTCAAGGCTTTCCAGTAATTCAGTGAACGCACGGGGCTGACCCAACAGGCCCACGTCCTCAGCAAAGAGGGTAAACAGACAGCGGCAGAGGAATCCTGCAACCGTTTCGGAATCATTGCCTGCAGCTTCCAAAGACACGGCCAGCTTGGCTAACTGCGCTGCGATCTCACGGGTAACAGCTGCCGACTTGATCGCAGGGTCAAGACTGAGCGGATCGACCCACAAAGCCCGCAGGCGATCGCGCACTTCCGCTTGCAGTAGATCAGCCAGCTTGAGGCGATGAGATTGAGGGTCTGGGAAGGGGACATAGGTTGCCCCACTGCGGCTGAACTCCGAATACAGCTCGATGCAGTTGCCCACATCGACCACCATCAGGAACGGTGGGCGGCCTTCACTTTTGGGCAAAGCACGGGCGTAGCTTTCCGCCTGCGATCGCGCCTGAAGCATTGCCGTATTGAAGCCCTGACCTTGCTTCCCTTTCGTCGTGGTCTTCAGCTTCTTGGCTTCACAAACGAAGCAGCCACGCCGATAGAGATCGATATAGCCAGGGGAAGTTTTGCCGTCCCCGTGCTGAAATTGCACCCGTCGTTCAAAGACATAGCTGTTATCGAGGGAGTCATCCCCTGCGGGGTTGGGCTTTTCGACTCCCAGCAGCTCAGCTAGCTCAATCAGGAAGAGCTGATAGTTCGCCCGCTCACTGCCGCCCGACGATTCCCACCGCGCCACGAACTCAGCTGCCGCGATCGCCTCAGTGTCGAGGTTGCTTGGTTCAGCAGGGCTGTAGTTGGTGGGGGCGGTCATCTCAGTTGTGTTCCCTCAGCTCTCAGTTTTCACCGGCCTGAGCCTCCTACTGTGCCCAGCTTTTGATCGTTCGTCCAGATCA is a window from the Synechococcus elongatus PCC 11801 genome containing:
- a CDS encoding class I SAM-dependent DNA methyltransferase, which produces MTAPTNYSPAEPSNLDTEAIAAAEFVARWESSGGSERANYQLFLIELAELLGVEKPNPAGDDSLDNSYVFERRVQFQHGDGKTSPGYIDLYRRGCFVCEAKKLKTTTKGKQGQGFNTAMLQARSQAESYARALPKSEGRPPFLMVVDVGNCIELYSEFSRSGATYVPFPDPQSHRLKLADLLQAEVRDRLRALWVDPLSLDPAIKSAAVTREIAAQLAKLAVSLEAAGNDSETVAGFLCRCLFTLFAEDVGLLGQPRAFTELLESLEATPEQFAPVVYSVWQTMDTGGLSVVLRANLPQFNGKFFRDPQVLPLDREQLRLLITAARADWRFVEPAIFGTLLERALDPKERHRLGAHYTPRAYVERLILPTVIEPLREEWETARAAALTLASQDKMAEARAQIRQFHHHLCQIRILDPACGSANFLYVTLEHLKRLEGEVLNLLSEFGDSQGLLDLQGVTVDPHQFLGIEINPRAAAIAEMVLWIGYLQWHFRTRGQVLPPQPVLREFSNIECRDAVLAYDGVEPDIDTKTGEVRTRWGGRMMRHPVTGEEVPDPSDRVVIYRYINPQPAEWPQADYVVSNPPFLGNFKMREVLGDGYATAIRSAYKKIPDTVDYVMYWWEKAANLLANKAIQKFGLITTNTISQVKQRKVIENYLEASSSIQLSFVIPDHPWVDSASGADVRIAMTVASLHEPSPKLLQVLHEVVGEDGLSTPIFKEKTGIISAALKIGSDLSKASKLAANDGLCSLGVALAGAGFIVSKFEARKLGLGEINGIENHIRHYRNGRDVAQTPRDVMVLDCFGLSESNLQQKYPVMYQWIYERVKPERDQNNRKSRRENWWLFGETRSTFRPALKGLSRFISTPETAKHRFFVFLDASILPDNMLVNFALDDAYFLGVLSSYIHVVWALASGGRLGIGNDPRYQKTRCFDTFPFPELTSEQKQKIQELGERLDAHRKRVQATQPDITITGMYNLLEKMRAGEPFTDSDRAYNDRALVSTLKQIHDELDIAVLEAYGWQDLVPSLSQRSSQERSTTFDETLLERLVALNAERALEEKQGQIRWLRPDFQNPSGSLKAGTAITGSLDLETEAPATKASQQAWPSNNITAQVQAIVALLETAGLPQSATDLDRQFKGKKKDRATAIGQILESLCVLGRAQKTEGDRYVLL